The window CCGAACGGCTCCGGAAAGACCACCCTGATAAAGTGCATGGACGGAATACTCAGCCCAAAGGGAAAGGTTGAGGTGTTCGGTAAGGACGTCGGAAGCCTTGACAGAACGGAAATTGCAAAAAGAATTGCATACGTCCCGCAGAGCCTTCCCGAAGGACTCTCCTCGTATGTCTACGAGACTGTCCTTATGGGTAGAAGGCCACACCTGAACTGGAATGTCCGCCCTGAAGACGAAGAGAAAGTGTTTTCGGCGATGAAGCTTCTCGGAGTCGAAGACTTTGCGTTCAGGAAGACAGGCGAGCTTTCGGGAGGCGAAAGGCAACGCGTAATGATTGCAAGGGCGGTTGTACAGGAGACACCTGTAATTCTTATGGACGAGCCCACGAGCAGCCTTGACGTAAGACACCAGATGGAGGTCATGGAGACTATGAAAAGCCTTGCAAAAGAAAGGAGCACTGCCGTCATAGTATCCCTTCATGACTTAAACCTTGCCGCAGGCTACTGCGACAGGATTGCGATGCTAAAAGACGGGAAGGTATTCTGCTCGGGAAGACCGGAAGAGGTACTCAAAAAAGAAACAATAAAAGACGTCTATGGGATTGAGACCTGCATAAAAAGGATTAACGACAGGGTCTGCATAATCCCGTTAAAACCTGCGGAGATTTTCCAGGAGGTATAAATTACGGTTAAAATATCAGCGATATCATGGGGAAGTGAAATTTCAGTAATCAGGCATGCGGCAAAAAGAATAGGATTCGAGCTTTCGGACTGGAACGTCTACGACTTAAAGGAGAACAAAGACCTCGTTTCGGAATGCATAAAATCCTTCGCCGACTCGGATTTCGTCCTGATACACCCGTCGCACGACCCCTACTGGGATGACATAACGGAAGGCTTTCCGGAAAATCTTCCGGTAGTCTCATACGGCTACTCCGACATGTTCTGGTCCGCATCAACAGTCCCCCTTTCGGTGGTATCAACCGTAAGCGCCTATTTTCTCTACGGGGGACTTGAAAACATCTACAATATGCTTGCTTTCTGTGCGACAAAAGTCCTGGGGCTTAACTACCCCTACGCGGAGCCGTCCGAGACCAGGTGGGAGGGAATATACCATCCGGATATCCCGTTCGTCCTCGACTCGCCCGGTGAATACTTCGACTACAGGGGTGTCATATCCGGGTACAATATAGGGATAATGTTTCCGAGGACGCAGTGGATATGCGGAGACCTCAGGGCCGTCGACTCTTTTATCAGGAAGCTGGAGAGGTATGCAAACGTCGTCAGCGTATTCTGCTTTTCAAACGGAGACGATGAGCTTGGAGCACTTTCAAGTGCAGAGTGCATCAGAAAATACATGCCGGAAAATCTTGACGCACTTGTCGACCTAAGGTCGTTTGTCCAGACAAAAGACCGTGAATCCCTGATAAAACTGCTTAAAGGAATGGACATCCCCGTATTTCATCCCCTGACGATGTACCACAGCTCGGCAGATGAATGGGAGAAGTCCGAGTCAGGGATGACAGGCTCCGAGACCGGATGGACTGTTGCACTTCCCGAGTTCCAGGGGTTCATTGAGATGATACCCTTTTCCTTTGCCGAAAAGGAGGCTTCATCCGGAGTCGAGACGAACCTTCACGCTGCACTTGAAGAGAGGATGGACAAAATTGCAAAGCGGATAATGAGATGGGTTCGCCTCTGCAAAAAGGACAGGTCAGAGAGAAAGATTGTCTTTATACTTCACAACAAACCGTGCGCATCGGTCGAAGGGACCGTTGGCTCGGGCGCAAACCTCGACACCCTTGAAAGCGTATCCGGTATCCTCAAAGCCATGAAGGCCACCGGATACGGCGTCAGCCCCCCGGAATCGGGCGAGACTTTAATCAACGAAATAATGTCGAAAAAGGCGGTGTCTGAATTCCGGTGGACCTCGGTTGAAGAGATCGTCAAAAAAGGCGGGGCGCTTGAGATAATGAAGGCCGGGGAATACAGGAATTGGTTTTCCACGCTGCCGGAAAAAGTCAGAAACGATGTATCCAAATCCTGGGGAAATCCTCCGGGAGAGGAGATTGACGGCGTCCCCCCGGCCATGCTCTATAAAGGAGACATTGTCATAACAGGGATATCTTTTGGAAACGCCCTTGTCTGCGTCCAGCCCAAAAGGGGGTGTGCAGGGTCAAGGTGCGACGGAAAGGCGTGCAGGATACTCCATGACCCGAAGATTCCCCCGACCCACCAGTACCTTGCAACCTACCACTACTTCGACGAAGTCTACGGGGCAGATGCGATAGTCCACGTCGGAACGCACGGAAACCTTGAGTTTCTGCCGGGAAAGGGCGTGGGACTTTCCGAATCCTGCTATCCAGACCTTGTTATAGGAGGAATGCCTCACCTCTACATCTACAACTCGGACAACCCGCCGGAGGGGACGATTGCAAAGAGGCGTTCATATGCGGTTACCGTCGACCATATGCAGACCGTTATGGCGACTTCGGAGCTTTACGGGAATTTAAAGGAGCTTGAAGAGCAGATATCCGAGTACAAAAGAGCGAAGGACTCCGACAGGGCACGTGCACATGCACTGACGCATACGATAGAAGACCTCCTTGAAGAGACGGGAATATCCTACTCGATAAACCTGAAGGGCCTGAAGTACATGGAGGCTTCCTTCGACGAGATAATCGACGCCGCCCACAAGGTGGTAACCGAGACCTACGAGACCAAAATCCCGAAAGGGATGCATATCTTTGGCAGGCTTCCCGAAGGCGAAGACAGGGCAGACCTGATATACTCCGTTTTAAACTACAACGAAGGCCCGAAAGAGTTTGCAGCCGAAGCCTTCGGGGGACCCGCGGGCGATGACATAGAACGCCTGAGGGCCGATGAAGAACTCTCAAAAAAAGTCATTCTTGACGTAATGGACGGTCTTGACCCATACCCTGCGATAAAGGATGCGACCGGAAAAGACCCTTTGAAAAACCCCTCTCTCAAAGAGAAGGCCGACCGCTTCATAGCTGACGCCGGTTCGGTCAACGAAAGAATAGAAAATTCTGATGAAATAGGCTCCCTTCTCCACGGGCTGAACGGTAAATACATAGAGCCCGGGCCGTCCGGCCTTATAACAAGGGGAAACCCTGAAATAATGCCGACAGGAAGAAACCTCTACTCGCTTGACCCGAACAAGGTCCCGACAAAGGCCGCCTGGAGAATAGGAAACAGGCTTGCTGACGAGGTCCTGAACAAATACACGACGGAAAACGGCGAATACCCTGAAAACATCGCCTTCTACTGGGTCTCGACCGACATCATGTGGGGAGACGGGGAGGTATTCTCGCAGATGATGAAGTTAATCGGCGTCGAACCTGTGTGGAAGGGAGGAAAAGTGAAGTCCTTTAAAATAATCCCCGCTGAAGAGCTCAAAAGACCGAGAATCGATATAACGGTAAAAATCGGCGGGATTATGAGGGACAGCTTCTACAGCTGCGTCGAACTTTTAGACGACGCGGTAAAAGCGGTCTCTGAACTGGACGAACCTCCCGGGACAAACTTCGTAAGAAAGCATACTCTTGAATCCGGGTGCAGCGACAGGATATTCGGTAACAGCCCCGGAACTTACGGCAACGGAGTAAACCTCGCCGTCTACTCGTCAGCATGGAAGGACGAGGCCGATCTCGCCGACGTATTTCTCGAATGGAACAGCTATGCATACGGGAGGGACAACTTCGGGGAAAAGTCAAAGGAGAACATGACAAAACAGCTCAGGTCCGTAAGCCTGACGTTCAATGTCGCGATGACCGACGAATACGACCTTCTCGGTTGCTGCTGCTACTTCGGCGCCCACGGGGGGCTTACAGCCGCTGCAAGAACGGTCTCGGAAAAAGATATTCCCGTATACTACGGGGATACCAGGAGCAGGGACAAAGTAGGAATCAGGACGATTGCAGACGAAATCAGGCGTGTCGTGAGGACGAAACTCTTAAACCCCAAATGGATAGACGGGATGAAAAAGCACGGCTACAAAGGGGCAGAAGACATCTCGAAGAGGGTAACTCACGTCTACGGCTGGGAGGCTACGACTGGAGAGGTAGACGACTCCATCTTTGATGATATTGCGAAAACTTTCGTTTTAGACGAGGAGAACAGGAAATTTTTCTCCGAAAAGAACCCGTGGGCTCTTGAGGAGATCGGAAGACGGCTTCTTGAGGCCGAAGCAAGAGACTTGTGGGACGCCGACCCTGATGTGCTCGACAGGCTCAAAGAGGCATACATGGACATAGAAGGCGACATGGAGGACAGAAGAGGAGACGCGGAAGGTGAAATCCAGGGAGGAGCGGTCGACGTTTATACGCTAAAAGAGATAGCTGAACAGAAACACAAAAGGCAGTAAGACCAGAAGGTGCATACAGTATTTCATATTTATTAAATCGAATCTTCTTTTTTCATACTCATATGATTTTTACGCATTTTAAGTATTAACATAATATAAAAACTTAATACCAAAGGGAAACCAACTGCTTTTACAGTAATGCAGTCGTCAGCAAGAAGAAGCATCCTGCCGTTTACGGCCATAATCGGGCAGGAGACAATGAAAAAGGCCCTTGTTTTAAACGCAGTCAACCCGAAAATAGGCGGGGTCCTGATAAGAGGAGACAAAGGAACGGCCAAGTCCACGGCAGTACGTGCACTTGCAGAGGTGCTGCCTGAAATAACCGTCTCCGCGGGCTGCCCGTACAGCTGCAATCCTGAAAACGAAAAGGAGATGTGCGATTTCTGCCGCTCAAAGAAGGAAAAACCGAAGCCGTTCAAAAGAAAGGTGAGGGTTGCAGAGCTCCCCCTCGGTGCGACCGAAGACCGTGTTTTAGGGACTATAGACATCGAAAAGGCAATTAAGGAGGGCGAGAAGAGAATCGAGCCGGGGATACTTGCGGATGCAAACAGGGGAATTCTCTACGTCGACGAGATAAACCTCCTTGACGACCACATTGCAGACATACTCCTTGACGCGGCCGCGATGGGAGTAAACGTCGTGGAAAGAGAGGGAATATCACTGTCGCATCCGTCATCCTTCATCCTTATAGGGACTATGAATCCGGAAGAAGGCGAGCTCCGCCCGCAGCTTCTGGACAGGTTCGGCCTGCAGGTCGCGGTAGAAGGTATAGAAGACATTGAATCAAGGCTTAAAATAGCAAGAACCGCAGAAAGCTTTGAAAAAGACCCGGAGGAGTTTGCCGGAGAATATGAAGTGAAGCAGGACGAACTCAGGGAGAGAATTAAAGATGCAGTGGAGATACTTCCCTTTGTTGCCATCTCGGACGGACAGATAAGAAAAATAGCAGAAGTCTGCCTGAACTGCGGCATCACGACCCACAGGGCCGAAATTGCCGTTATGAGGACAGCAAAGGCGATAGCGGCACTCGACAAAAGAGGAGAAGTCAGCGACTCCGATATAAAAGAGGCCATGCAGCTTGCACTTCCGCACAGGATGAGAAAAAAACCCTTTGAGGAGCCGAAGCTTGACAACGACATGATAAACGAAGTCATGGACGAAAAAAACGAGAGTGAAAAGGAGAAGGAGGAACAGGATAAAAAAAGCGAAAAACCTTCCGAAACCCCAAAAAACACCGGGGAAAATGAAATCGGAGAAGACGAACCGAAAGATAAACAAAAATCCCCAAAAGGAGGAAACGGTTCACCTTCAGGAAATGACGAAGGCGATGCACCTGACGTAACCTATGCAATAGGAAGACCTGTGGATACCTCGAAGATCTCCTCATCCGTAAAAAAAGATAAAATTCGGCGAAAAAACGTATCGGGCAGGAGAACGGAGTCTGAAACGACATCAAAAAGAGGTTCGTACAGGGGGTTTCGGATATCAGGTGAACCCTCAGACATCGCGTTTGACGCAACGATACGTGCCGCCGCACCTTTCCAGAAGGAAAGAGAAAAGAAAAACTTTGCAATATCAATAGCTGAGTCAGATTTAAGAGAGAAAAAAAGGGCAGGCAAAACGTCCGCCGCGTGCATGTTCGTAGTTGATGCAAGCGGTTCAATGGGTGCAAAAAAAAGGATGGAAAGCACAAAAGGCGCTATTCTTTCAATGCTTAACGATTCATACAAAAAAAGGGACAAAATCGGGCTTGTAGCGTTCAGGGGTGACTCCGCGGAGGTAATACTTCCATTGTGCTCAAGCGTTGACCTTGCAAAGAAATGCCTTGAAGAACTCCCGACCGGCGGAAGGACGCCCCTTTATGCAGGGCTTTCAAAAGGAATGGATGTATTAATGCAGGAAAAGCGGAAAAACGGCGATATCGTTCCTCTTCTCGTATGCATATCCGACGGGAGGTCAAACAAATCAGTCTCTGGAGACATAAAAAAAGAGCTTATGGCAGTATCGGAGGAGATATTCAGAAACGACATTCATACTGTCCTGATTGACACCGAAACTTCTGGAAGTGGTTTTCTTAAAATGCAGCTTGGGTACTGCAAAATGGTTGCCGAACACTCGAAGGGGAGCTACTATTCACTTGACGATCTGGGATTTCAGGAGGTCTCAGGGATAGCTTCAGCCGAAATCAGCCGTTTTACATGAACATAAAAACCAAAAATAAAACAAAAAAAACTTTAAAAGAATTTAAATGGATATTTCATCTGCTTTTTGCATTCACGTAGACGTCTTCGTCGTAGACTATCGTCCCTGTCGGGACATATATCAACATAACGGAAACAACGTCGCCTGACTGAAGATTCTTCCAGTCATCACCAAGAACCGCCTGCATCATGTCACCGGAAAAACCGCTTTCATATGAAAAATCATTGTATTCTTCAGCAGGGTACGCCTCCATTCTTGAGCCGGCCATCAGTGCGTAATCCCCAAAGTCACAAATCTCCCCGCTGTCATTCTCAACAGGGGCCACTCCCTTATTTTCGGTATTTCCGACTGTATAATCAAAATTCTCCACACCTGCAGAAACCGTAGTGTCACTTGACACCAGTTCTCCGGTTTTATTGTATGTCTTCCACGAAGTCTTAAGCTTCAGGTTTTTTGTCTGCAGGGGAGTGCACGAGATTACGTCTATAAAAAACCTGCTGTCATCACCGCCTGTGTTTGTAATAGTCGTATGCGCAGTAATCCGGAGGTCCCCGCCGCTGTTAGTTTCGCTTCCGGCAATCCCCCCGGCATATCCGCTGAGGACGGCCGCAAGAATAATTACAAGCGTAAGCATGAGCATTGTCCCTACAACCGGCGATACGGCATCTGTTCTTTTATCAGACAGCATAATATTACCTTATCCTTCAAATGTCCATATAAGTAACGTTTTTCAGGCAGTACAAAAAATTATCCGGGCTCCCGTTTAAAAACCAAAAGTCCTTCTGAATCGTCCCGCCGAAAAACAAACCAGCCAATTACTATTTATTTTTATTTTTGTAATATTTAATATGAACTCTGAACCAAAAGGACAGTGTAAAAAAAAGATTAATAAAGGATTATACCAGTTTTAAACGCCTTTTTTGGAAAAATCCGCATTTTACATCATACCGCAGACTTCATACGGGTTGTTCAGCGGATTTTGAAACTTTTTGAGCATATCCGAATCCACGTCAAACTCCTTCATGACAGTCACGTACTTCTCCGGGTTGTCAAGGTTTTCCACCATGTCAACAGTCTGGTATATCTTCTGCCCCCATGAAGGCCCTGTCCACTCCGAAGAGTCGAAGTTGAACCCTACGGCAATGCCTTTTCCTGTCTTCTCTGTGTTGTTCCACAGGACAAATATCCCGGCAGGACGTGTTCCGTAACTTTCAGTAAGGACTGCCTGGGAATCAGACGTAAAGTTAACAGATGTGCAGACACCTCCCTTTCCGGGCGTCATATCCCATAAAGTCACGTAGACGTCCTCCTTGCACCACGTAGGGGAAGACACTACGACATATGAAGTGCCGTCGGTGAGAGGAAGCCTGTCCTGCACGAACTCAGATATAATGTACCCGCTCGAAACACCGGGGCAGAAATGGTTGTGAAGAGACGCCGCATACATAAGGTCGTAAGGTGCCCCGTGCGCCCAGGCGTTTGCTATTGAAAGAATCGAAAATGCCTCTCCCCCGAGGGCTTTTTCAGTTTCATTGCCCTGGTTTGTGTCTGCAAGCATCAGGTTTATGTCACCGGTTACAGATGCAATCTTTGAAAACGCAGCGGTTGTCGCAACCTTGGCGGCATCGCTTTCGCTCATGTTGTAAAACGCGGTGTCAGGCTCAAGGTAGACACCTTTTCCTGTGCCCTTGTCATAGAAATAGAACCACAAGGGTTTCCATTCGGCACGGTTTATCTGGAAAAGATTGCCGTTTCCGTTCTGAAGACCACTCACCTTCGTAATTCCGGAAACCGCACCTTCAGTAGTCCGGCCGTCTATTACTACGCGTCCCGCATCAGTCAATGCCACAACATCCGGGTCATTGTAGGAAAATCCAAGCTTTTCCATTGCAATTAAAGCCGCACGCTGTCCAAGATCATTAAATCTGTCAGAACCGGACGATGATGCACCCATCACCGGAGCAAAGAGAAGGCACACCAGAAGTATGCCTGCCGCCAATTTCAGGTAATTAATTTTCATTTTATCTCCAAAACCCCGGATATATTCCGGGTATAATTTTTTTCAAACCAGAATAACACCGGTCAACAGAATTCCTGTCACCCGGATTTTTGATTTCCGGATTTCCACAATTTCAGATTATACTGTTTCCTGGTATGGAAAAAGTAGAGAAATCACAGAATCCACAATCATTTTCTTAAGAAGTATAAACATAAAAGTATTACTAAATGAATCTATAATTCCCAACAATCATATTCTGCATAAAACAGAAATCTTTACAAAAAGCATCAAAATTAAACGGGTTTTAAAAAACAGGGTTTTAATGCAAAAATTGTTTTATTTTGGCTCAGACTGAAAAAAAAGTCATATTGACAGGTCTTTCTTGTTACCGTCCGGCCTTTACCGGAATCCTTTCAAGCGGGACTATATACAAAAAGTCGTCCGAACGCTTTACGTTTGCCTTTACCCCGTATACTTTTTCAATATTTTCAGAATTTATGACGCTTTCGGGGTCGCCTGCCGCAACAATCCTGCCCCTCTTCATCATGACAACGACGTCCGAATATTTTGCAGCCATATTCAGGTCATGTATAGCGATAATCGCCGTAAGCCTCTTCTTTTTGACAAGAGAGCGGATGACTTCCATTACGTCTATCTGGTGCCACAGGTCAAGATTGCTCGTGGGTTCGTCCAGGAGAATAAGACCTGTGTTCTGGACGAGTGCACGGGCGATAAGGACCTTCTGCTGCTGGCCTCCGGAAAGTTCCGTAAAAGACGACATTGCAAGGTTTTCAATTCCAAGAAGCCTTAAAACACTCCATACCTCATCTTCGTCAGACACATCCTCACGCCACCCGAGATAGGGCCTTCTCCCCATAAGGACTACGTCAAAAACACTGTTCGGAAAAGACCTTATCGAGTTCTGGGGGACGTAAGCTATGGTCTTTGCAATGTCCATCCTCCCCATTTTAAGAAGGTCCTGGCGGTCGACAAGCACCTTTCCCGCCTGCGGTTCAAGAATCCTGTCGATGCATTTGAGAAACGTCGATTTTCCCGAGCCGTTGGGACCAAGAAGGCTTACGACCCTTCCGTCGGTCACGTTAAGAGAAATTCCGTTGAGAATATCTTCGCTGTCATAACTGAAGTGAAGGTTTTTGACAGAGAGTTTTATTATCATGTCCAGTACTCCTTTTTTCTTCCGCGGAGGATTAGATACAGGAAGAACGGAACTCCGATTATCGACATCGTAACACCTGTCGGAATTATTATCGGCGATAACAGGTGCACAGAGACTGCATCCGCTATGAGAAGTATCAGCGCCCCCAGACCTCCTGCAGCGGGGATCATGTACCTGTGGTCAGAGCCAAGGATCATACGCCCCATGTGAGGCGCTACAAGGCCTATAAATCCCAGGACCCCGATAAACGCCACAATAACCGCGACATAAAGGCTTGAGACCACCATGATGTAAATGCGTGTAAAACCTGCATCAACACCCATACTTTTTGCACTTTCGTCTCCTGCCGTCATAAGGTTCAGGTCCCAGGCTTTCATGTACAGGAGAGGCAGGCAAATTATGGTTACGCCGGCAAGAATACCTATACTGTTCCAGTTTAAGTCGGACAGTCCTCCCATTCCCCACATGTTCATGACCTCCTGCTGCTCTTCGCTTGCTACAAAGCTGAAAAGCTGGTTCAA of the Methanomicrobium sp. W14 genome contains:
- a CDS encoding ABC transporter ATP-binding protein; its protein translation is MPEGPAVSAEDLSFSYGEKPVFSGISLEAEPGEVLGLVGPNGSGKTTLIKCMDGILSPKGKVEVFGKDVGSLDRTEIAKRIAYVPQSLPEGLSSYVYETVLMGRRPHLNWNVRPEDEEKVFSAMKLLGVEDFAFRKTGELSGGERQRVMIARAVVQETPVILMDEPTSSLDVRHQMEVMETMKSLAKERSTAVIVSLHDLNLAAGYCDRIAMLKDGKVFCSGRPEEVLKKETIKDVYGIETCIKRINDRVCIIPLKPAEIFQEV
- the cobN gene encoding cobaltochelatase subunit CobN produces the protein MSWGSEISVIRHAAKRIGFELSDWNVYDLKENKDLVSECIKSFADSDFVLIHPSHDPYWDDITEGFPENLPVVSYGYSDMFWSASTVPLSVVSTVSAYFLYGGLENIYNMLAFCATKVLGLNYPYAEPSETRWEGIYHPDIPFVLDSPGEYFDYRGVISGYNIGIMFPRTQWICGDLRAVDSFIRKLERYANVVSVFCFSNGDDELGALSSAECIRKYMPENLDALVDLRSFVQTKDRESLIKLLKGMDIPVFHPLTMYHSSADEWEKSESGMTGSETGWTVALPEFQGFIEMIPFSFAEKEASSGVETNLHAALEERMDKIAKRIMRWVRLCKKDRSERKIVFILHNKPCASVEGTVGSGANLDTLESVSGILKAMKATGYGVSPPESGETLINEIMSKKAVSEFRWTSVEEIVKKGGALEIMKAGEYRNWFSTLPEKVRNDVSKSWGNPPGEEIDGVPPAMLYKGDIVITGISFGNALVCVQPKRGCAGSRCDGKACRILHDPKIPPTHQYLATYHYFDEVYGADAIVHVGTHGNLEFLPGKGVGLSESCYPDLVIGGMPHLYIYNSDNPPEGTIAKRRSYAVTVDHMQTVMATSELYGNLKELEEQISEYKRAKDSDRARAHALTHTIEDLLEETGISYSINLKGLKYMEASFDEIIDAAHKVVTETYETKIPKGMHIFGRLPEGEDRADLIYSVLNYNEGPKEFAAEAFGGPAGDDIERLRADEELSKKVILDVMDGLDPYPAIKDATGKDPLKNPSLKEKADRFIADAGSVNERIENSDEIGSLLHGLNGKYIEPGPSGLITRGNPEIMPTGRNLYSLDPNKVPTKAAWRIGNRLADEVLNKYTTENGEYPENIAFYWVSTDIMWGDGEVFSQMMKLIGVEPVWKGGKVKSFKIIPAEELKRPRIDITVKIGGIMRDSFYSCVELLDDAVKAVSELDEPPGTNFVRKHTLESGCSDRIFGNSPGTYGNGVNLAVYSSAWKDEADLADVFLEWNSYAYGRDNFGEKSKENMTKQLRSVSLTFNVAMTDEYDLLGCCCYFGAHGGLTAAARTVSEKDIPVYYGDTRSRDKVGIRTIADEIRRVVRTKLLNPKWIDGMKKHGYKGAEDISKRVTHVYGWEATTGEVDDSIFDDIAKTFVLDEENRKFFSEKNPWALEEIGRRLLEAEARDLWDADPDVLDRLKEAYMDIEGDMEDRRGDAEGEIQGGAVDVYTLKEIAEQKHKRQ
- a CDS encoding putative cobaltochelatase — translated: MQSSARRSILPFTAIIGQETMKKALVLNAVNPKIGGVLIRGDKGTAKSTAVRALAEVLPEITVSAGCPYSCNPENEKEMCDFCRSKKEKPKPFKRKVRVAELPLGATEDRVLGTIDIEKAIKEGEKRIEPGILADANRGILYVDEINLLDDHIADILLDAAAMGVNVVEREGISLSHPSSFILIGTMNPEEGELRPQLLDRFGLQVAVEGIEDIESRLKIARTAESFEKDPEEFAGEYEVKQDELRERIKDAVEILPFVAISDGQIRKIAEVCLNCGITTHRAEIAVMRTAKAIAALDKRGEVSDSDIKEAMQLALPHRMRKKPFEEPKLDNDMINEVMDEKNESEKEKEEQDKKSEKPSETPKNTGENEIGEDEPKDKQKSPKGGNGSPSGNDEGDAPDVTYAIGRPVDTSKISSSVKKDKIRRKNVSGRRTESETTSKRGSYRGFRISGEPSDIAFDATIRAAAPFQKEREKKNFAISIAESDLREKKRAGKTSAACMFVVDASGSMGAKKRMESTKGAILSMLNDSYKKRDKIGLVAFRGDSAEVILPLCSSVDLAKKCLEELPTGGRTPLYAGLSKGMDVLMQEKRKNGDIVPLLVCISDGRSNKSVSGDIKKELMAVSEEIFRNDIHTVLIDTETSGSGFLKMQLGYCKMVAEHSKGSYYSLDDLGFQEVSGIASAEISRFT
- a CDS encoding type IV pilin N-terminal domain-containing protein, which translates into the protein MLSDKRTDAVSPVVGTMLMLTLVIILAAVLSGYAGGIAGSETNSGGDLRITAHTTITNTGGDDSRFFIDVISCTPLQTKNLKLKTSWKTYNKTGELVSSDTTVSAGVENFDYTVGNTENKGVAPVENDSGEICDFGDYALMAGSRMEAYPAEEYNDFSYESGFSGDMMQAVLGDDWKNLQSGDVVSVMLIYVPTGTIVYDEDVYVNAKSR
- a CDS encoding FmdE family protein codes for the protein MKINYLKLAAGILLVCLLFAPVMGASSSGSDRFNDLGQRAALIAMEKLGFSYNDPDVVALTDAGRVVIDGRTTEGAVSGITKVSGLQNGNGNLFQINRAEWKPLWFYFYDKGTGKGVYLEPDTAFYNMSESDAAKVATTAAFSKIASVTGDINLMLADTNQGNETEKALGGEAFSILSIANAWAHGAPYDLMYAASLHNHFCPGVSSGYIISEFVQDRLPLTDGTSYVVVSSPTWCKEDVYVTLWDMTPGKGGVCTSVNFTSDSQAVLTESYGTRPAGIFVLWNNTEKTGKGIAVGFNFDSSEWTGPSWGQKIYQTVDMVENLDNPEKYVTVMKEFDVDSDMLKKFQNPLNNPYEVCGMM
- a CDS encoding ABC transporter ATP-binding protein; translation: MIIKLSVKNLHFSYDSEDILNGISLNVTDGRVVSLLGPNGSGKSTFLKCIDRILEPQAGKVLVDRQDLLKMGRMDIAKTIAYVPQNSIRSFPNSVFDVVLMGRRPYLGWREDVSDEDEVWSVLRLLGIENLAMSSFTELSGGQQQKVLIARALVQNTGLILLDEPTSNLDLWHQIDVMEVIRSLVKKKRLTAIIAIHDLNMAAKYSDVVVMMKRGRIVAAGDPESVINSENIEKVYGVKANVKRSDDFLYIVPLERIPVKAGR